From a region of the Sander lucioperca isolate FBNREF2018 chromosome 8, SLUC_FBN_1.2, whole genome shotgun sequence genome:
- the lrrfip1a gene encoding trichohyalin isoform X24 gives MGTQGTGRKRSTKKERSTAEDDALNLIAREAEARLAAKRAARAEAREIRMKELERQQKELSDDDERMSVGSRGSVRVEDRDYLEKGSRAASALTAATLTSLGGTSSRRGSGETAITVDAETSIREIKDVLVEVEEKYRKAMVSNAQLDNEKNNLMYQVDTLKDSLMELEELLSESRRGYEEKVKEYEREKHAHSVLQFQFSEMKETLKQSEELLNDIRQLRMKQEGFVREISDLQETVEWKDKKIGALERQKEYTDAIRIERDELREEVVQLRDILKKHGIVLGPDLNINGEVGETEVDGSPSADAAPQPAQDSHASPAEGNSMLGNTEETQLRSSREEEVDPERHQEMFEEAKENHLSTDTLCNVAGVSTLETSSEEQPTEEQQTCLEEDKKTATEEDNVEEHCLSKDSNVDINDQSITEAKDITICSPGLQGIVTSSEKNVPEKERPAGGDLGETETKSSSVDTKSDDIRESSNNLSEERGNKQEDVEESHLRNTEPCPQPRIVMTESLPGESAQAVENTEPQPKPDEAEDAENDEAGEISIKTQPQCAAASGKKKKRKRKSKKKGGTHEDKNQQKDVTDKENDKAEIDIESATREKGPTTEPKVDDSVTETLRGSRVDQVKNEQHRQETEEVDGVKAVKPTEIFSPTETLKESRRDHVTDEHDKEQTLETENVGEAEAVATTETFSPTETLKESRRDHATDEQNKEPGLEAETVEAVAPIETFSHVETLTETTAELRKDEQNKKQTLELEKVEEVGSTTSPVPETDLSTSDHIDNKGAESSDDLDKECTFCIDNSKSETNISTNDDVIHTELENMNSAEDEVGPIDEMKAECSTNNPENAFETRGNKNTDAESHVSSNGDIAADESESTSIAESKESMSVSLSSTDGFTDALISLSGSDLSAAVNSGSDGTPIKVSEGGPKETTEAAKDDEESGTENGQESFSPSVISSALNADRTEREELNEGLREAEGLIEPDRSRDEKSDSCESASLTENTEAFDTVNSPLQAELLDDVESQTLQCEGQIDESNVEVASESEEINTIDMLNTPASPKEATEIGSSLEQNHSTEESAVAEDPEHENSQNDQRSETQRLPEPSKDKSEDNNSSQPTLQGSDEDNGEDDEGQSFDFDDMDVEAAVATSLPKNPEQEENEEGVKVMSDESSNGISVQSKTESNDKSQEEPVERNDETCTVDGGNEVDKPDTVPRDNQNSLAHEDNTSEKGEHVENVCEKQKPMPGEEAGVADEPRHIIEEGKVLNIGELGGVAEDINQATSLPIEEGLDAIKQELQGENLESPKHVEQVASNKEPQQTGKDVKKNGKKGKGKGKEECKMS, from the exons gcCGAGGCAAGGCTGGCAGCGAAGAGGGCAGCCAGGGCAGAGGCCAGAGAGATCCGCATGAAGGAACTGGAGCGACAGCAGAAAGAG CTCTCAGACGACGATGAGCGGATGTCAGTGGGAAGCCGGGGCAGCGTCCGG GTGGAGGACAGAGATTATCTGGAGAAG GGATCTCGAGCAGCTTCTGCTTTAACAGCAGCAACCCTCACCTCCTTAGGCGGGACGTCCTCGCGGAGAGGAAGTGGCGAGACGGCTATAACTGTAGATGCAGAGACGTCTATACGAGAAATCAAG GATGTATTAGTAGAAGTGGAGGAGAAGTACCGTAAGGCCATGGTGTCCAACGCCCAGTTGGACAACGAGAAGAACAACCTGATGTACCAGGTGGACACGCTCAAAGACTCGCTCATGGAGCTGGAGGAACTGCTGTCTGAGTCGCGCCGCGGATATGAGGAGAAAGTCAAG GAATACGAGCGAGAGAAGCATGCCCACTCTGTGCTTCAGTTCCAGTTCAGTGAAATGAAAGAGACGCTAAAACAAAGTGAAGAGCTGCTCAAC GACATCCGTCAGCTGCGTATGAAACAGGAAGGTTTTGTTAGAGAAATATCTGACCTGCAGGAGACGGTGGAGTGGAAGGATAAAAAGATTGGG GCCTTAGAGCGACAGAAAGAATACACAGATGCAATCCGAATTGAGCGAGATGAGCTCAGAGAAGAGGTGGTGCAGCTGAGAGACATTTTGAAG aAACATGGAATAGTATTGGGACCTGATCTAAACATCAATGGAGAGGTTGGTGAGACAGAAGTGGACGGGTCCCCCAGTGCAGACGCTGCTCCCCAACCGGCTCAGGATTCACACGCTTCCCCAGCGGAGGGGAACAGCATGCTCg GCAACACAGAGGAGACTCAGTTGAGAAgtagcagagaggaagaggtggaTCCAGAGCGGCATCAGGAAATGTTTGAGGAAGCCAAAGAGAATCACTTGAGCACTGATACTCTCTGTAATGTTGCTGGTGTTTCCACCCTGGAAACATCTAGCGAAGAACAGCCAACAGAAGAACAACAGACATGCTTAGAAGAAGACAAGAAGACTGCCACAGAAGAAGACAATGTTGAAGAACATTGCCTCAGCAAGGACTCAAATGTTGACATTAATGACCAATCAATCACAGAGGCCAAAGATATAACCATTTGCAGCCCGGGGCTTCAAGGGATTGTAACAAGTTCTGAGAAAAATGTTCCAGAGAAAGAAAGGCCTGCAGGGGGAGATTTAGGGGAGACAGAAACCAAAAGCAGTAGTGTTGACACCAAGAGTGATGACATTAGAGAGTCATCTAACAACCTTTCTGAAGAGCGAGGAAACAAACAGGAAGATGTTGAGGAAAGTCATTTGAGAAATACAGAACCATGTCCTCAGCCAAGAATTGTTATGACGGAAAGTTTACCGGGCGAGTCCGCCCAAGCTGTAGAAAACACCGAACCTCAACCAAAGCCTGATGAAGCAGAAGATGCAGAGAACGACGAGGCAGGGGAAATATCAATTAAAACTCAGCCTCAGTGCGCTGCTGCTTCagggaaaaagaagaaaaggaagaggaaaagCAAAAAGAAAGGAGGAACTCACGAGGATAAGAACCAACAAAAAGATGTAACCgataaagaaaatgacaaagcCGAAATAGACATTGAATCGGCTACAAGAGAGAAAGGGCCAACGACAGAACCTAAAGTTGATGATTCTGTTACTGAAACCCTTAGGGGATCAAGGGTGGATCAAGTTAAGAATGAGCAGCACAGGCAAGAAACTGAGGAGGTAGATGGCGTAAAAGCAGTGAAACCCACTGAAATCTTTTCTCCCACTGAAACTCTCAAAGAATCAAGAAGGGATCATGTTACAGATGAGCACGACAAGGAACAAACTTTGGAAACGGAGAACGTAGGAGAAGCTGAAGCCGTGGCGACTACTGAAACCTTTTCTCCCACTGAAACTCTCAAAGAATCAAGAAGGGATCATGCTACAGATGAGCAGAACAAGGAACCAGGTCTGGAAGCTGAAACGGTAGAGGCAGTGGCACCCATTGAAACCTTTTCTCACGTTGAAACTCTCACGGAAACCACAGCAGAACTCAGAAAGGATGagcaaaacaagaaacaaacttTAGAATTAGAGAAAGTAGAAGAAGTGGGGTCTACAACAAGTCCTGTCCCAGAGACCGACCTCAGTACTTCTGATCATATTGACAACAAAGGTGCAGAGAGCTCTGATGATCTTGACAAAGAATGCACTTTCTGTATAGATAACTCTAAAAGTGAAACGAACATCTCAACTAATGACGATGTCATCCATACTGAGTTAGAAAATATGAATAGTGCAGAGGATGAAGTTGGACCTATTGATGAGATGAAAGCTGAATGCTCAACTAATAACCCCGAAAACGCTTTTGAAACAAGGGGTAATAAAAACACTGACGCTGAATCGCATGTTTCAAGCAATGGTGACATTGCTGCTGATGAATCTGAATCCACCAGCATTGCTGAGAGTAAGGAGAGCATGTCTGTGTCCCTGTCTTCTACCGATGGCTTCACCGACGCTCTCATAAGCTTGTCTGGCTCAGACCTGTCTGCAGCCGTGAACTCAGGCAGCGATGGCACTCCCATCAAGGTTTCTGAGGGAGGTCCCAAGGAGACAACTGAGGCAGCCAAAGACGACGAGGAGTCAGGAACAGAGAATGGACAAGAATCCTTTTCTCCCAGTGTCATTTCTTCAGCGCTAAACGCAGACCGAACAGAAAGGGAGGAGCTAAATGAAGGCTTGAGGGAAGCTGAAGGTTTAATCGAGCCAGACCGCTCACgtgacgaaaaaagtgacagttgTGAGAGTGCATCTTTAACAGAAAACACTGAAGCTTTTGACACTGTAAATAGTCCGTTGCAGGCCGAACTATTGGATGATGTAGAAAGCCAGACATTACAGTGTGAGGGTCAGATTGATGAATCGAATGTTGAAGTGGCCTCTGAATCAGAAGAGATCAATACCATTGACATGTTAAATACACCAGCCTCTCCAAAAGAAGCTACTGAAATTGGGTCCTCTCTCGAGCAGAACCACAGTACTGAAGAATCAGCTGTTGCAGAAGATCCTGAACATGAAAACAGTCAAAATGATCAGCGGAGTGAGACACAGCGACTGCCTGAACCCAGCAAAGACAAGTCTGAAGATAATAATTCATCTCAACCCACCCTGCAGGGGAGCGATGAAGACAATGGTGAAGATGACGAAGGCCAGTCTTTTGATTTTGATGACATGGATGTCGAGGCGGCTGTAGCGACAAGTCTCCCTAAAAATCCGGAACAGGAAGAAAATGAGGAGGGAGTTAAGGTCATGTCGGATGAAAGCAGCAATGGAATTTCAGTCCAAAGTAAAACTGAGTCAAATGACAAATCACAAGAAGAGCCAGTTGAAAGAAATGACGAGACGTGTACGGTTGATGGCGGTAACGAGGTAGATAAACCAGATACTGTGCCTCGAGACAACCAAAACTCTTTGGCTCATGAGGACAACACGTCTGAAAAGGGGGAACATGTGGAAAATGTGTGCGAAAAGCAGAAACCCATGCCTGGGGAAGAAGCAGGTGTAGCAGATGAGCCCAGGCACATTATAGAGGAAGGAAAGGTTTTGAATATTGGAGAGTTGGGTGGTGTTGCAGAGGACATTAACCAGGCGACGTCTCTACCCATAGAGGAAGGGTTAGATGCCATTAAGCAGGAGTTGCAGGGTGAAAATTTGGAATCACCAAAGCATGTAGAACAAGTGGCCAGCAACAAAGAGCCACAGCAGACAGGGAAAGATGTGAAGAAAAACGGCAAGAAAGGTAAAGGCAAGGGCAAGGAGGAGTGCAAGATGTCTTAG
- the lrrfip1a gene encoding zinc finger CCCH domain-containing protein 13 isoform X19 — MSVGSRGSVRSDLDAVGAYGGGDSSSHKKSKKKKKHKHKDRNGCEDDYSVISSRSSRLSDESRVSRSSRLDLTGSRLSDDTRVSRASRLDLQPASYASSDLYGFNGLSSSRKPGSTFNGYQSALYEDCSGSQRVSSSHPLEYTSYRSSGSRVSSRAGSARASPVDNCSSVASFLRSAANSSGLHRDLDDVTIPDFSDVEDRDYLEKGSRAASALTAATLTSLGGTSSRRGSGETAITVDAETSIREIKEIHELKDQIQDVETKYTQNLKEVKDVLVEVEEKYRKAMVSNAQLDNEKNNLMYQVDTLKDSLMELEELLSESRRGYEEKVKEYEREKHAHSVLQFQFSEMKETLKQSEELLNDIRQLRMKQEGFVREISDLQETVEWKDKKIGALERQKEYTDAIRIERDELREEVVQLRDILKKHGIVLGPDLNINGEVGETEVDGSPSADAAPQPAQDSHASPAEGNSMLGNTEETQLRSSREEEVDPERHQEMFEEAKENHLSTDTLCNVAGVSTLETSSEEQPTEEQQTCLEEDKKTATEEDNVEEHCLSKDSNVDINDQSITEAKDITICSPGLQGIVTSSEKNVPEKERPAGGDLGETETKSSSVDTKSDDIRESSNNLSEERGNKQEDVEESHLRNTEPCPQPRIVMTESLPGESAQAVENTEPQPKPDEAEDAENDEAGEISIKTQPQCAAASGKKKKRKRKSKKKGGTHEDKNQQKDVTDKENDKAEIDIESATREKGPTTEPKVDDSVTETLRGSRVDQVKNEQHRQETEEVDGVKAVKPTEIFSPTETLKESRRDHVTDEHDKEQTLETENVGEAEAVATTETFSPTETLKESRRDHATDEQNKEPGLEAETVEAVAPIETFSHVETLTETTAELRKDEQNKKQTLELEKVEEVGSTTSPVPETDLSTSDHIDNKGAESSDDLDKECTFCIDNSKSETNISTNDDVIHTELENMNSAEDEVGPIDEMKAECSTNNPENAFETRGNKNTDAESHVSSNGDIAADESESTSIAESKESMSVSLSSTDGFTDALISLSGSDLSAAVNSGSDGTPIKVSEGGPKETTEAAKDDEESGTENGQESFSPSVISSALNADRTEREELNEGLREAEGLIEPDRSRDEKSDSCESASLTENTEAFDTVNSPLQAELLDDVESQTLQCEGQIDESNVEVASESEEINTIDMLNTPASPKEATEIGSSLEQNHSTEESAVAEDPEHENSQNDQRSETQRLPEPSKDKSEDNNSSQPTLQGSDEDNGEDDEGQSFDFDDMDVEAAVATSLPKNPEQEENEEGVKVMSDESSNGISVQSKTESNDKSQEEPVERNDETCTVDGGNEVDKPDTVPRDNQNSLAHEDNTSEKGEHVENVCEKQKPMPGEEAGVADEPRHIIEEGKVLNIGELGGVAEDINQATSLPIEEGLDAIKQELQGENLESPKHVEQVASNKEPQQTGKDVKKNGKKGKGKGKEECKMS; from the exons ATGTCAGTGGGAAGCCGGGGCAGCGTCCGG TCGGATCTTGATGCAGTTGGGGCTTATGGTGGAGGG GACTCCTCATCACATAAGAAgtcaaagaaaaagaagaaacataagcACAAAGAT AGGAACGGCTGTGAGGATGATTACAGTGTAATATCCAGCAGG AGCTCCAGACTCAGTGATGAAAGCAGAGTGTCTCGCTCCTCCAGGCTAGACCTAACG ggctccagactaagtGATGACACCCGGGTGTCCCGGGCCTCCAGATTAGACCTGCAGCCG GCATCTTATGCTTCCTCTGACTTGTACGGCTTCAATGGTCTGTCCTCTTCCAGAAAACCAGGTTCAACCTTCAATGGTTACCAG AGCGCCTTGTATGAAGACTGCAGCGGGTCACAGCGAGTCTCCAGCTCTCAT CCTTTAGAGTACACTAGTTATCGCAGCTCCGGCTCCAGAGTTTCCTCCAGGGCCGGATCGGCCCGCGCCAGCCCAGTG GACAACTGCAGCTCTGTTGCCAGTTTTTTGAGGAGTGCGGCCAATAGCAGTGGCCTCCACCGAGACCTGGACGATGTTACTATTCCTGACTTTTCTGAT GTGGAGGACAGAGATTATCTGGAGAAG GGATCTCGAGCAGCTTCTGCTTTAACAGCAGCAACCCTCACCTCCTTAGGCGGGACGTCCTCGCGGAGAGGAAGTGGCGAGACGGCTATAACTGTAGATGCAGAGACGTCTATACGAGAAATCAAG GAGATTCATGAACTGAAGGATCAGATTCAAGATGTGGAAACCAAGTACACGCAGAACCTAAAAGAAGTCAAG GATGTATTAGTAGAAGTGGAGGAGAAGTACCGTAAGGCCATGGTGTCCAACGCCCAGTTGGACAACGAGAAGAACAACCTGATGTACCAGGTGGACACGCTCAAAGACTCGCTCATGGAGCTGGAGGAACTGCTGTCTGAGTCGCGCCGCGGATATGAGGAGAAAGTCAAG GAATACGAGCGAGAGAAGCATGCCCACTCTGTGCTTCAGTTCCAGTTCAGTGAAATGAAAGAGACGCTAAAACAAAGTGAAGAGCTGCTCAAC GACATCCGTCAGCTGCGTATGAAACAGGAAGGTTTTGTTAGAGAAATATCTGACCTGCAGGAGACGGTGGAGTGGAAGGATAAAAAGATTGGG GCCTTAGAGCGACAGAAAGAATACACAGATGCAATCCGAATTGAGCGAGATGAGCTCAGAGAAGAGGTGGTGCAGCTGAGAGACATTTTGAAG aAACATGGAATAGTATTGGGACCTGATCTAAACATCAATGGAGAGGTTGGTGAGACAGAAGTGGACGGGTCCCCCAGTGCAGACGCTGCTCCCCAACCGGCTCAGGATTCACACGCTTCCCCAGCGGAGGGGAACAGCATGCTCg GCAACACAGAGGAGACTCAGTTGAGAAgtagcagagaggaagaggtggaTCCAGAGCGGCATCAGGAAATGTTTGAGGAAGCCAAAGAGAATCACTTGAGCACTGATACTCTCTGTAATGTTGCTGGTGTTTCCACCCTGGAAACATCTAGCGAAGAACAGCCAACAGAAGAACAACAGACATGCTTAGAAGAAGACAAGAAGACTGCCACAGAAGAAGACAATGTTGAAGAACATTGCCTCAGCAAGGACTCAAATGTTGACATTAATGACCAATCAATCACAGAGGCCAAAGATATAACCATTTGCAGCCCGGGGCTTCAAGGGATTGTAACAAGTTCTGAGAAAAATGTTCCAGAGAAAGAAAGGCCTGCAGGGGGAGATTTAGGGGAGACAGAAACCAAAAGCAGTAGTGTTGACACCAAGAGTGATGACATTAGAGAGTCATCTAACAACCTTTCTGAAGAGCGAGGAAACAAACAGGAAGATGTTGAGGAAAGTCATTTGAGAAATACAGAACCATGTCCTCAGCCAAGAATTGTTATGACGGAAAGTTTACCGGGCGAGTCCGCCCAAGCTGTAGAAAACACCGAACCTCAACCAAAGCCTGATGAAGCAGAAGATGCAGAGAACGACGAGGCAGGGGAAATATCAATTAAAACTCAGCCTCAGTGCGCTGCTGCTTCagggaaaaagaagaaaaggaagaggaaaagCAAAAAGAAAGGAGGAACTCACGAGGATAAGAACCAACAAAAAGATGTAACCgataaagaaaatgacaaagcCGAAATAGACATTGAATCGGCTACAAGAGAGAAAGGGCCAACGACAGAACCTAAAGTTGATGATTCTGTTACTGAAACCCTTAGGGGATCAAGGGTGGATCAAGTTAAGAATGAGCAGCACAGGCAAGAAACTGAGGAGGTAGATGGCGTAAAAGCAGTGAAACCCACTGAAATCTTTTCTCCCACTGAAACTCTCAAAGAATCAAGAAGGGATCATGTTACAGATGAGCACGACAAGGAACAAACTTTGGAAACGGAGAACGTAGGAGAAGCTGAAGCCGTGGCGACTACTGAAACCTTTTCTCCCACTGAAACTCTCAAAGAATCAAGAAGGGATCATGCTACAGATGAGCAGAACAAGGAACCAGGTCTGGAAGCTGAAACGGTAGAGGCAGTGGCACCCATTGAAACCTTTTCTCACGTTGAAACTCTCACGGAAACCACAGCAGAACTCAGAAAGGATGagcaaaacaagaaacaaacttTAGAATTAGAGAAAGTAGAAGAAGTGGGGTCTACAACAAGTCCTGTCCCAGAGACCGACCTCAGTACTTCTGATCATATTGACAACAAAGGTGCAGAGAGCTCTGATGATCTTGACAAAGAATGCACTTTCTGTATAGATAACTCTAAAAGTGAAACGAACATCTCAACTAATGACGATGTCATCCATACTGAGTTAGAAAATATGAATAGTGCAGAGGATGAAGTTGGACCTATTGATGAGATGAAAGCTGAATGCTCAACTAATAACCCCGAAAACGCTTTTGAAACAAGGGGTAATAAAAACACTGACGCTGAATCGCATGTTTCAAGCAATGGTGACATTGCTGCTGATGAATCTGAATCCACCAGCATTGCTGAGAGTAAGGAGAGCATGTCTGTGTCCCTGTCTTCTACCGATGGCTTCACCGACGCTCTCATAAGCTTGTCTGGCTCAGACCTGTCTGCAGCCGTGAACTCAGGCAGCGATGGCACTCCCATCAAGGTTTCTGAGGGAGGTCCCAAGGAGACAACTGAGGCAGCCAAAGACGACGAGGAGTCAGGAACAGAGAATGGACAAGAATCCTTTTCTCCCAGTGTCATTTCTTCAGCGCTAAACGCAGACCGAACAGAAAGGGAGGAGCTAAATGAAGGCTTGAGGGAAGCTGAAGGTTTAATCGAGCCAGACCGCTCACgtgacgaaaaaagtgacagttgTGAGAGTGCATCTTTAACAGAAAACACTGAAGCTTTTGACACTGTAAATAGTCCGTTGCAGGCCGAACTATTGGATGATGTAGAAAGCCAGACATTACAGTGTGAGGGTCAGATTGATGAATCGAATGTTGAAGTGGCCTCTGAATCAGAAGAGATCAATACCATTGACATGTTAAATACACCAGCCTCTCCAAAAGAAGCTACTGAAATTGGGTCCTCTCTCGAGCAGAACCACAGTACTGAAGAATCAGCTGTTGCAGAAGATCCTGAACATGAAAACAGTCAAAATGATCAGCGGAGTGAGACACAGCGACTGCCTGAACCCAGCAAAGACAAGTCTGAAGATAATAATTCATCTCAACCCACCCTGCAGGGGAGCGATGAAGACAATGGTGAAGATGACGAAGGCCAGTCTTTTGATTTTGATGACATGGATGTCGAGGCGGCTGTAGCGACAAGTCTCCCTAAAAATCCGGAACAGGAAGAAAATGAGGAGGGAGTTAAGGTCATGTCGGATGAAAGCAGCAATGGAATTTCAGTCCAAAGTAAAACTGAGTCAAATGACAAATCACAAGAAGAGCCAGTTGAAAGAAATGACGAGACGTGTACGGTTGATGGCGGTAACGAGGTAGATAAACCAGATACTGTGCCTCGAGACAACCAAAACTCTTTGGCTCATGAGGACAACACGTCTGAAAAGGGGGAACATGTGGAAAATGTGTGCGAAAAGCAGAAACCCATGCCTGGGGAAGAAGCAGGTGTAGCAGATGAGCCCAGGCACATTATAGAGGAAGGAAAGGTTTTGAATATTGGAGAGTTGGGTGGTGTTGCAGAGGACATTAACCAGGCGACGTCTCTACCCATAGAGGAAGGGTTAGATGCCATTAAGCAGGAGTTGCAGGGTGAAAATTTGGAATCACCAAAGCATGTAGAACAAGTGGCCAGCAACAAAGAGCCACAGCAGACAGGGAAAGATGTGAAGAAAAACGGCAAGAAAGGTAAAGGCAAGGGCAAGGAGGAGTGCAAGATGTCTTAG